A single window of Paenibacillus sp. SYP-B4298 DNA harbors:
- a CDS encoding DUF2829 domain-containing protein → MKYGEALRYVEQGEKCARSGWNGKGMFIYFVEGTEVPAAELRGAALKHVGHAQPSPDSKVKINGHIDMKAADGSIVVGWLASQTDMLADDWVIV, encoded by the coding sequence GTGAAATACGGAGAAGCGTTAAGATATGTGGAGCAAGGGGAAAAATGCGCTCGTTCCGGCTGGAACGGGAAGGGGATGTTTATCTATTTTGTGGAGGGTACGGAAGTCCCGGCTGCTGAGCTTCGTGGGGCTGCTCTCAAACATGTGGGGCACGCTCAGCCGTCTCCTGATAGCAAAGTAAAGATTAACGGCCACATCGACATGAAAGCTGCCGACGGTTCTATCGTGGTTGGCTGGCTCGCATCCCAAACAGATATGCTAGCTGATGATTGGGTAATCGTATGA
- a CDS encoding major capsid protein, with the protein MSKYRLKLDLQTFATTSIADVIVPEVFNPYLIEKTAELSALVQSGIIVPDPELDELAASGGTIVNMPFWTDLKGESQLLDDVGELDVKKITASKDMARLHMRGDAWSANDLAKALSGDDPMAAIASLVAEYWNRDRQRMLFATLNGVFASDGMETNLHDISTETSAKSVISAATTVDAQGKLGDAADRLTAFSMHSAVFNKLLKEQLIEYQVNPDSGVKLATYLGKNIVVDDGHPHASGVYTTYLFGPGAIGFGNGAAPVPTETTRKALAGNDILINRQHFLLHPRGIKWVEDTVAGKTPSNEELANPANWKRVYEPKNIRIVQFKHKI; encoded by the coding sequence ATGAGTAAATATCGTTTGAAGCTTGACCTGCAGACATTTGCGACAACAAGTATCGCGGATGTAATCGTACCAGAAGTGTTTAACCCGTACCTTATTGAAAAAACGGCAGAATTGTCGGCACTTGTGCAGTCAGGCATCATTGTGCCTGATCCTGAACTTGATGAATTGGCGGCAAGCGGGGGCACGATTGTAAACATGCCGTTTTGGACTGACTTGAAAGGAGAATCCCAATTACTTGATGACGTTGGTGAGTTGGACGTCAAAAAGATTACAGCATCTAAAGATATGGCAAGGTTGCATATGCGCGGAGATGCATGGAGCGCGAATGACCTTGCGAAGGCGTTGTCTGGAGATGACCCAATGGCTGCTATTGCATCGTTGGTCGCCGAATATTGGAATAGAGACAGACAACGTATGCTGTTCGCAACTCTGAACGGTGTATTTGCTTCTGACGGAATGGAAACAAACCTTCATGATATTTCCACAGAAACGAGCGCGAAGTCTGTTATTAGCGCAGCCACTACTGTGGATGCCCAAGGAAAACTAGGAGATGCAGCAGACAGGCTGACAGCATTTTCAATGCACAGTGCCGTATTCAACAAGCTGCTAAAAGAGCAGCTTATCGAGTACCAGGTTAACCCAGACAGCGGCGTTAAGCTGGCGACCTACCTCGGCAAGAACATTGTGGTAGATGACGGTCATCCCCATGCATCTGGTGTGTATACCACCTATCTGTTCGGCCCCGGTGCTATTGGATTTGGTAATGGTGCAGCTCCAGTTCCGACAGAAACGACACGGAAGGCTCTTGCTGGTAATGACATCCTAATCAATAGACAGCATTTCCTTCTTCATCCACGTGGTATCAAATGGGTTGAAGACACGGTTGCAGGCAAGACACCGAGCAATGAAGAATTGGCTAATCCAGCTAACTGGAAGCGGGTTTATGAACCTAAAAATATTCGTATTGTCCAGTTTAAACATAAAATTTAG
- a CDS encoding phage scaffolding protein, with protein MNKEQFVELGLPEDLAEKAAAASGEELKGFIPKARFDEVNNAKKAAEKDVADRDAQLEELKKSSGDAEALKQQIEKLQGENKSAKEKYEAQLKDLQITTAIEKALAAANAKHADLLIGKINKEKIELLQDGSVKGLEDQIKPLKESYAELFATEEEGGTKFKGAKPPEGSGGGGTGGAGAVNPWKKETFNLTEQGRLLRDNPDLAKQFKAAAGIK; from the coding sequence GTGAATAAGGAACAGTTTGTAGAACTTGGGTTGCCTGAGGATCTGGCGGAGAAGGCCGCCGCGGCATCGGGGGAGGAACTGAAGGGCTTTATTCCGAAGGCGCGCTTCGATGAGGTCAATAACGCGAAGAAAGCAGCGGAGAAAGATGTTGCCGATCGCGACGCGCAGCTCGAAGAACTGAAGAAGTCCAGCGGCGATGCCGAAGCGTTGAAACAGCAGATCGAAAAGCTGCAGGGCGAGAACAAGTCAGCCAAGGAAAAGTACGAGGCGCAGCTCAAGGATTTGCAGATCACCACAGCAATCGAAAAAGCGCTCGCTGCTGCCAATGCCAAACACGCAGACTTGTTGATCGGTAAGATCAACAAGGAAAAGATCGAGCTTCTGCAGGACGGCTCGGTGAAGGGGCTGGAGGATCAGATCAAGCCGCTTAAAGAATCTTACGCCGAGCTATTCGCCACAGAAGAAGAAGGCGGAACCAAGTTCAAGGGCGCCAAGCCACCAGAAGGTAGTGGAGGCGGCGGAACTGGAGGTGCTGGAGCGGTGAATCCGTGGAAGAAGGAAACCTTCAACTTGACCGAGCAGGGGCGCTTGCTTCGAGACAACCCGGATCTGGCCAAGCAGTTTAAAGCTGCGGCAGGAATTAAGTAA
- a CDS encoding 3'-5' exoribonuclease domain-containing protein, with protein MKVFFDTEFTGLHQNTTLISIGMVAEDGRFFYAELNDYDVSQVGEWLKSNVIEKLLFQAPPEGQHEYWAQSRVKPDVSLHTAWNLQMRGNMAEVVDSLREWLTQFDNVEIWSDCLAYDWVLFCDLFGGAMRIPDNVYYIPFDICTLFKAEGVDPDISREEFAAGWLDDPGEAPQKHNALWDAKVIKACYRRLISMGSG; from the coding sequence ATGAAGGTTTTCTTCGACACGGAATTTACCGGTCTGCACCAGAACACGACGCTGATCAGCATAGGAATGGTGGCAGAAGACGGACGATTCTTCTACGCGGAATTGAATGATTACGATGTGAGCCAAGTCGGTGAATGGCTGAAGTCTAATGTAATTGAAAAGCTGTTGTTCCAAGCTCCACCTGAAGGACAGCATGAGTATTGGGCACAATCTCGCGTAAAGCCAGATGTCTCGCTCCACACTGCGTGGAATCTGCAGATGCGAGGAAACATGGCGGAAGTGGTCGACAGTCTACGTGAGTGGCTGACTCAGTTTGATAATGTCGAGATTTGGAGCGACTGCCTCGCCTACGATTGGGTGCTGTTCTGTGATCTATTCGGAGGTGCAATGCGAATTCCGGACAACGTTTATTACATCCCGTTTGATATCTGCACGTTGTTCAAGGCCGAGGGTGTTGATCCGGACATCAGCCGGGAGGAATTTGCTGCTGGCTGGCTGGACGATCCGGGAGAAGCGCCGCAGAAGCACAATGCTCTGTGGGATGCCAAGGTTATCAAAGCTTGTTATAGACGTTTGATTTCAATGGGCTCCGGCTGA